One stretch of Narcine bancroftii isolate sNarBan1 chromosome 8, sNarBan1.hap1, whole genome shotgun sequence DNA includes these proteins:
- the LOC138741390 gene encoding platelet-activating factor acetylhydrolase 2, cytoplasmic-like isoform X2 produces MGSRQSMELPTAKGPFNVGCTDVMVDHRREGSFFRLYYPCEADEQSEQPLWIPRYEYCAGLADYLGKSRMWLAPLLKVAFGYYVVPVGWNAPFRTVEKYPLIIFSHGLGAFRTAYSAICTEMASEGFVVAAVEHRDESAAWTYFFKNANQLFESPQEVICPPATQHELEEVSLPVRKLAAGEEEFSIRNAQLCRRVEECNHALAILTDINSGKSVNNVLLGNLSLSVLKGCIDLQRVAVMGHSFGGSTSVLAVAKDTRFRCAVALDSWMLPLPKDIHSQKLCPVFFINSEKFQTEESIEVMKRLQSTNEANRIITIFIHHIGKSQIIKST; encoded by the exons ATGGGGTCCAGGCAATCGATGGAACTGCCGACCGCGAAAGGGCCTTTTAATGTGGGCTGCACAGATGTCATGGTTGATCACAGAAGAGAG GGAAGCTTCTTTCGCCTCTATTACCCCTGTGAGGCTGACGAGCAATCCGAGCAACCGCTGTGGATTCCACGATACGAGTACTGTGCAGGCCTCGCTGACTACCTGGGAAAGAGCAGGATGTGGCTTGCTCCTCTCCTCAAAGTAGCCTTCG GTTATTATGTAGTCCCAGTTGGATGGAATGCTCCTTTCAGAACTGTGGAGAAATACCCATTGATTATATTTTCCCACGGCCTTGGGGCATTCAG GACTGCATACTCCGCCATCTGCACAGAAATGGCATCCGAGGGATTTGTTGTTGCTGCTGTTGAGCACAG AGATGAATCAGCTGCCTGGACCTATTTTTTCAAGAATGCAAATCAGCTGTTTGAGTCCCCTCAGGAAGTCATTTGCCCCCCAGCCACTCAACATGAACTGGAAGAAGTATCGCTACCAGTCAGAAAGCTGGCGGCCGGCGAGGAGGAATTCTCGATTAGGAATGCACAG ctATGTCGgcgagttgaagaatgcaaccaTGCCTTGGCCATTCTCACAGATATCAACAGTGGGAAGTCTGTCAACAATGTCCTCCTTGGTAACTTGAGCCTCTCTGTTCTGAAG GGATGCATTGATCTACAGAGGGTTGCAGTAATGGGCCATTCTTTTGGTGGATCTACATCAGTCCTAGCTGTTGCCAAGGATACTCGGTTCAG GTGTGCAGTAGCTTTGGATAGCTGGATGCTCCCACTACCAAAAGACATTCATTCTCAGAAGCTCTGTCCTGTGTTTTTCATTAACTCTGAAAAGTTCCAGACAGAGGAGAGCATTGAGGTGATGAAGAGGCTGCAGTCCACGAATGAAGCGAACAGGATTATTACTATATT TATTCACCACATTGGGAAGTCCCAGATCATCAAAAGCACTTGA